The proteins below come from a single Vanessa cardui chromosome 7, ilVanCard2.1, whole genome shotgun sequence genomic window:
- the LOC124530804 gene encoding venom acid phosphatase Acph-1-like codes for MLQAIPLFSFVIVSAFCSPVDQWMPEELPIELYDTINSETPDLDYNQLVLSFVVFRHGDRTPDQVELDKYPSGQFNDSIFYPYGKKALTNRGKERAFLVGEYLRNRYNDSISQLYLPDEISVRTTDYARTKMTALVVLAAMYPPQAAQKWNPELDWQPISYDTMEWNNDDLLHFSNCPRYDELKNSVYEVPALSTAISSYEKLFEVLSAKTGANIKTPENVFFLDNLFQTLNNTGVSLPQWVDDLMPKIKEMTKIEYLSLFHDNDLIRLSGGVLMAEIVEAMDAAIAGTEEQVKLRLYSGHENNVAALLAAARVFKPHQPKYGSTVSLELRKNEKTGKYGIMVVYAAEAGGPGVVLPIEGCGGKSICDYETFITLTKDVLLPRSEYMKQCFTPLK; via the exons ATGTTGCAAGCGATACCTTTGTTTAGTTTTGTGATAGTGTCGGCTTTTTGTTCGCCGGTAGATCAGTGGATGCCTGAAGAATTACCAATAGAACTCTATGATACGATTAACTCTGAAACCCCTGACTTGGACTACAATCAATTGGTGCTGTCTTTTGTA GTTTTCAGACATGGCGATAGAACACCGGATCAAGTAGAGTTAGATAAATATCCATCAGGACAATTTAATGATAGTATTTTCTATCCATACGGAAAGAAGGCCCTCACAAAT AGAGGCAAAGAGCGTGCATTCCTAGTGGGGGAATATTTGAGAAATCGCTACAATGATAGCATATCTCAGTTATATTTGCCCGATGAGATATCTGTGCGGACCACAGACTACGCGCGTACTAAGATGACCGCTCTGGTTGTACTGGCGGCAATGTATCCCCCACAAGCGGCTCAGAAGTGGAATCCTGAATTGGATTGGCAGCCTATATCATATGACACAATGGAATGgaacaatgacgat ctTCTACATTTTTCCAATTGCCCACGATACGATGAATTAAAGAACAGCGTTTACGAAGTGCCTGCACTAAGCACGGCAATAAGTTCGTACGAAAAATTATTTGAAGTTTTAAGCGCTAAAACAGGAGCGAATATAAAAACACcagaaaatgttttctttttggaCAATTTGTTTCAGACATTG AATAACACTGGCGTCTCACTTCCACAGTGGGTTGACGATTTAATGCCGAAAATTAAAGAAATGACTAAAATTGAATACCTTAGTTTATTCCACGACAATGATTTGATAAGATTATCTGGAG GTGTACTAATGGCTGAAATAGTTGAAGCAATGGACGCTGCAATCGCAGGAACCGAGGAACAAGTGAAGTTACGTCTATATTCGGGACATGAAAATAACGTGGCAGCGCTCTTAGCAGCCGCCAGAGTATTTAAGCCACACCAGCCCAAATATGGATCGACTGTTTCCCTTGAACTTAGAAAGAATGAGAAAACAGGAAAATACGGAATAATG GTCGTGTATGCTGCGGAAGCTGGAGGACCCGGTGTTGTTTTACCAATCGAAGGCTGCGGTGGAAAGTCGATTTGCGACTACGAGACGTTTATTACCCTTACAAAGGATGTGCTTTTACCTCGCAGCGAATATATGAAACAATGTTTTACCCCtcttaaatag
- the LOC124530803 gene encoding venom acid phosphatase Acph-1-like, with product MDLVYIVALMVVAVRAGEEQYHKKFPLGHTLEPSNKYDLLDYELANTEILMSFVVFRHGDRTPDEEELKKFPTDQNYDKIFFPYGKKALTNKGKQRGYLVGEYLRERYDNLISKLYLPDEISVRTTDFARTKMTVLTALSAIYPPPPAQKWNPFLNWQPVPYDTPAYDDDDLLYYYNCPRYLELRQQVYNSPEAQKRLKPYEGLFKFLTIKTGTDISVPEDVFYLDNLFQTLANIGVRAPKWANDVMPQIKEMTKIEYAMEYHTSEMIRLASGVLLADALNATNAAIEGKRDQPKLRLYSAHENNVAGFMAAINVFKPHQPKYGSTISLELRKRLLTGQYGFTATYAADGGGPGVVLPIAGCGGQAFCDYDTFVNLTQDHVISRSDHKKLCSTPIS from the exons atgGATTTGGTGTATATCGTAGCCTTGATGGTCGTGGCCGTTAGAGCCGGCGAGGAACAGTATCACAAGAAGTTCCCATTGGGTCATACCTTGGAACCCAGTAACAAGTATGATCTGCTAGACTACGAGCTAGCCAACACCGAGATATTAATGTCTTTTGTG GTATTTCGACACGGAGACAGAACTCCAGACGAGgaagaattaaaaaagtttccAACAGACCAAAACtacgacaaaatattttttccttacGGGAAAAAAGCATTAACGAAC aaaGGCAAACAGCGAGGATATCTTGTTGGTGAATATTTGAGAGAACGGTATGACAACCTCATATCTAAATTGTACTTGCCCGATGAAATATCCGTTCGAACCACAGACTTCGCCCGCACTAAAATGACCGTGTTGACCGCCCTGAGTGCAATTTATCCACCTCCACCGGCCCAGAAATGGAACCCTTTCCTCAACTGGCAACCCGTACCCTACGATACACCAGCCTACGATGATGACGAT ctgttatattattataactgccCTCGTTATCTTGAACTAAGACAACAAGTATACAATTCACCCGAAGCACAAAAAAGGCTAAAGCCTTACGAAGGTCTCTTTAAGTTTTTGACGATAAAAACAGGAACAGACATATCCGTACCAGAGGATGTTTTCTATTTAGATAACTTATTTCAGACTCTG GCCAATATTGGTGTGAGAGCTCCGAAATGGGCCAATGACGTGATGccacaaataaaagaaatgacTAAGATTGAATACGCAATGGAATACCACACCAGTGAAATGATACGATTGGCATCAG GAGTACTTCTGGCTGACGCACTGAATGCTACGAACGCTGCTATCGAGGGCAAACGGGATCAACCAAAGCTACGTCTATACTCAGCACATGAAAACAATGTAGCTGGATTCATGGCAGCCATAAATGTGTTCAAGCCGCATCAGCCTAAATATGGGTCAACGATATCTTTAGAACTCAGAAAAAGACTTCTAACAGGGCAATACGGTTTTACC GCGACGTACGCGGCAGACGGCGGAGGCCCAGGGGTTGTGTTACCCATCGCCGGTTGCGGAGGACAAGCATTCTGCGATTACGACACTTTCGTTAATTTAACGCAAGATCATGTTATATCTCGAAGCGATCACAAAAAACTATGTTCGACTCCGATTAGTTAA